A DNA window from Macadamia integrifolia cultivar HAES 741 chromosome 4, SCU_Mint_v3, whole genome shotgun sequence contains the following coding sequences:
- the LOC122076741 gene encoding E3 ubiquitin-protein ligase At1g63170-like, producing the protein MNTRYYSPPDSLYGSGIPFSFQSISSIVEDDQMAIRVPNGSARVLPSSFLMRTAMRISRASWFSFLRRVFHYQNGSRSDLGSNPFNSGSWITLEFVALAVQMMVISLTLLTSKEEKPVWPLKIWIFGYAIGCLFTLPLLYWRFRHGSLIQGNSDLEQQRSNEDSRSHLMNKSRTFLELFFAIWFVIGNIWVFDSRFGSFNRAPKLHVLCMSLLAWNAVSYSFPFMLFLLLCCFVPLISKILGYNMNMGSEDRGASDDQISHLPSWKYKQVDSHSGPGDAAEYNSDSENENLECCICLARYKDKEEVRQLPCSHIFHQSCVDQWLRIISSCPLCKQDLRR; encoded by the exons ATGAATACTCGATACTATTCCCCACCGGATTCTTTGTATGGTTCTGGCAttccattttcatttcaatCGATTTCTTCGATTGTAGAAGATGATCAGATGGCTATTCGAGTCCCAAATGGGTCGGCTAGAGTCCTTCCTTCATCGTTCTTGATGAGGACGGCAATGAGAATATCAAGAGCGAGTTGGTTTAGTTTCTTGAGAAGAGTCTTCCATTACCAGAATGGGTCAAGGTCTGATCTTGGATCAAACCCTTTTAATTCTGGGTCTTGGATCACCTTGGAATTCGTAGCCTTGGCTGTTCAAATGATGGTCATATCTCTTACGCTGCTCACTTCCAAGGAGGAGAAGCCAGTGTGGCCTCTAAAGATATGGATTTTTGGATATGCCATTGGATGCCTCTTTACTCTGCCTCTACTGTACTGGCGCTTTCGGCATGGTTCTTTGATCCAAGGAAACTCTGATTTAGAACAACAAAGAAGCAATGAAGATTCCAG GTCACATTTGATGAACAAATCCAGGACTTTCCTCGAACTGTTCTTTGCAATTTGGTTCGTGATAGGAAACATTTGGGTCTTTGATTCTCGCTTCGGGTCCTTCAATCGAGCTCCAAAGCTTCATGTCCTATGTATGTCGCTGCTTGCTTGGAATGCAGTCAGCTACTCTTTTCCCTTCATGCTGTTTCTATTGCTCTGTTGCTTTGTGCCATTGATCAGCAAGATCCTCGGTTACAACATGAACATGGGTTCAGAAGATCGAGGGGCATCTGATGATCAGATTTCCCACCTACCCAGCTGGAAATATAAGCAAGTTGACAGCCATTCAGGGCCTGGTGATGCTGCTGAGTACAATTCAGATTCTGAGAATGAAAATTTG GAATGCTGTATTTGCCTCGCTAGATACAAAGACAAGGAAGAGGTTAGGCAGTTGCCATGTTCCCATATTTTCCACCAAAGCTGCGTGGATCAATGGCTCAGGATTATATCTTCTTGTCCTCTTTGTAAACAAGATCTAAGGagataa
- the LOC122076740 gene encoding ribonuclease E/G-like protein, chloroplastic isoform X1 — translation MKFEPTIMASVLDSLYSPELQAMPMGVCDARLRPLMLGRQSVSRFSFLGAERILSPYTCHQMPLRSPYKITLHLGIQNCLFRSPVMSVSKGNFSISCRELCKVLWTIEANVEDGQLLYITGDPTALGYWEPEMAVLMTPAEHSNLWKTEVKVPCGMNFKYNYFIKGDKWSSSHLIWRPGPETSLSVPQTSKLKEKIVVRDSWMTFCTQRHQVQSWGSWIWESCFPVQSMTSDSSRDELGIYENPQIDALGTESFSVDLRVEDESYSVGKDDTVDSSTEAWDSGHIIYERDQPVEEPWLLQSSLSSLDFKAELGSSVYNEIYDPIMLTQPEFLDKGYQDDEKLLTEEESKSICTEESVDTVILINSSICTMQRIAVLENGNLVELLLEPVKHNVQCDSVYLGVVTKLVPHMGGAFVNIGISRPSLMDIKQNREPFVFPPFRHRTKEKQINGSVISELQELSDVKESDPSSHGDVGVLDDLSEIEFQDGLVPFTHDDLDEHEVEDDFDASEVLQGNVNGSMMEYGGVESDSEDFFDGNGHNLEGKATCDFLPNEPEGTNDPQLSHHSFQDGKGYIKENKWAHVRKGTKVIVQVVKEGLGTKGPALTAYPNLRSRFWILSTRCARIGISKKISGIERTRLRVIAKTLQPPGFGLTVRTVAGGRSLEELQKDLEGLLSTWKDITEHAKSAALASDEGVEGAVPVILHRAMGQTLSIVQDYFNEKVKSMVVDSPRTYHEVTTYLQDIAPDLCDRVELYNKRNPIFDEYGVEEEINGILNKRVPLANGGSLVIEQTEALVSIDVNGGHGMLGRGTSQEKAILEVNLAAAKQIARELRLRDIGGIIVVDFIDMVDESNKRLVYEEMKKAVERDRSTVRVSELSRQGLMEITRKRVRPSVSFMISEPCTCCHATGRIEALETSFSKIEHEICRLLAILDQKADPENPKSWPKFILRVDRYMCNYLTSGKRTRLGVLSSSLKVWILLKVARGFTRGSFEVKPFTGDKAKDEQHPVAISRLRSTDAGSSIPGTQLTLFPIKKWKTRGK, via the exons ATGAAGTTTGAGCCAACTATCATGGCTTCTGTGCTCGATAGTCTCTACTCGCCCGAGCTTCAAGCCATGCCAATGGGGGTCTGTGATGCACGTTTACGGCCTTTAATGCTCGGCCGCCAAAGTGTCTCTCGCTTTTCGTTTCTGGGCGCCGAAAGGATTCTATCGCC GTACACATGCCACCAGATGCCATTGCGGAGTCCATACAAGATAACTCTTCATTTGGGGATTCAAAATTGTCTTTTTAGGTCACCCGTAATGTCTGTCAGCAAAG GGAACTTCTCCATTTCCTGTCGGGAACTATGCAAGGTGCTTTGGACCATAGAAGCTAATGTAGAAGATGGACAGCTTTTGTATATAACAGGAGATCCAACTGCCTTAGGTTATTGGGAGCCTGAGATGGCTGTTCTCATGACGCCTGCTGAACATTCTAACTTGTGGAAGACTGAAGTTAAG GTACCTTGTGGGATGAACTTCAAGTACAATTATTTCATAAAAGGAGATAAATGGTCATCTTCTCATTTAATTTGGAGACCTGGACCTGAAACTTCTTTATCAGTGCCCCAAACTTCTAAACTAAAGGAAAAGATTGTGGTCAGGGATTCATGGATGACGTTTTGCACTCAGAGGCATCAGGTTCAGTCATGGGGATCATGGATTTGGGAGTCATGCTTTCCTGTACAATCCATGACGTCAGATTCATCTAGGG ATGAACTTGGAATATATGAAAACCCTCAAATTGATGCATTAGGGACTGAGAGTTTCTCAGTTGACCTTAGAGTCGAAGATGAGTCTTACTCTGTTGGAAAGGATGACACAGTTGATTCCAGTACTGAGGCATGGGATTCTGGCCACATAATCTATGAAAGAGATCAGCCTGTTGAGGAGCCCTGGCTGCTCCAAtcgtctctctcctctcttgatTTCAAAGCTGAGTTGGGTTCTTCGGTGTATAATGAGATTTATGATCCAATCATGTTAACCCAACCGGAGTTCCTTGATAAGGGTTATCAGGACGATGAAAAATTGCTAACCGAAGAAGAAAGTAAATCAATTTGTACTGAGGAGTCTGTTGACACTGTTATTCTGATTAACTCTTCTATATGTACTATGCAAAGGATTGCTGTCTTGGAAAATGGGAATTTGGTTGAGTTATTATTGGAACCAGTTAAACACAACGTGCAGTGTGATAGTGTGTATCTTGGAGTAGTTACAAAACTTGTTCCCCATATGGGTGGTGCTTTTGTAAATATTGGGATTTCCAGACCTTCACTTATGGATATCAAACAGAACAGGGAACCATTCGTGTTCCCTCCTTTCCGCCATCGGACAAAGGAGAAGCAAATTAACGGTTCTGTGATTAGTGAGCTGCAGGAGCTCTCTGACGTCAAAGAGAGCGACCCTTCTTCACATGGTGATGTTGGAGTTCTTGATGATTTATCAGAAATTGAGTTTCAGGATGGGCTGGTACCATTCACTCATGATGATTTAGATGAACATGAAGTTGAGGATGACTTTGATGCTTCAGAGGTTCTTCAGGGGAATGTTAATGGCAGCATGATGGAATATGGTGGGGTTGAGTCTGATTCTGAGGACTTCTTTGATGGAAATGGACATAATCTAGAGGGCAAAGCTACCTGTGACTTCCTTCCGAATGAACCAGAAGGGACCAATGATCCTCAGCTGTCACACCATTCCTTCCAAGATGGGAAGGGTTACATAAAGGAAAACAAATGGGCCCATGTTCGCAAAGGGACTAAAGTGATAGTACAAGTTGTCAAAGAGGGATTGGGGACAAAAGGTCCTGCTCTGACTGCTTATCCAAATCTGAGAAGCAGATTCTGG ATTTTGAGTACACGTTGTGCtagaattggaatctcaaagaAAATTTCTGGTATTGAGCGAACAAGATTAAGAGTCATCGCGAAGACCTTGCAGCCACCAGGCTTTGGTTTGACTGTAAGAACTGTTGCTGGTGGTCGTTCCTTGGAGGAATTACAGAAGGATTTGGAGGGCTTGCTTTCCACATGGAAAGATATAACGGAACATGCGAAGTCTGCTGCTCTTGCTTCAGATGAAGGTGTGGAAGGGGCTGTTCCTGTTATTTTGCATAGGGCGATGGGACAAACTCTATCCATTGTGCAGGACTATTTTAATGAGAAG GTTAAGAGCATGGTTGTTGATTCTCCTCGAACATATCATGAG GTCACCACCTACCTTCAAGATATAGCTCCTGATCTCTGTGATCGAGTGGAGCTATACAATAAAAGAAATCCCATTTTTGACGAATAcggagttgaagaagagatcaatggtATCCTCAATAAAAG GGTCCCTCTTGCTAATGGAGGTTCTTTAGTAATTGAACAAACTGAGGCATTAGTTTCTATTGATGTAAATGGAGGACATGGGATGCTTGGTCGGGGGACTTCTCAGGAGAAGGCTATTCTTGAAGTCAACCTTGCAGCTGCAAAACAA ATTGCAAGGGAGTTACGGCTCAGGGACATTGGCGGCATTATTGTGGTAGATTTTATTGATATGGTTGACGAAT CAAACAAGAGGTTGGTctatgaagaaatgaagaaagctGTTGAGAGAGACCGATCAACAGTGAGAGTTTCTGAATTGTCTAGGCAAGGACTGATGGAAATAACCAGAAAGAGG GTTCGTCCCAGTGTTTCATTTATGATCAGTGAACCATGCACTTGCTGTCATGCCACTGGGCGAATTGAGGCTTTGGAAACTTCCTTTTCAAAAATCGAACATGAAATTTGCCGGTTGCTT GCAATATTGGACCAGAAGGCAGACCCTGAAAACCCAAAGTCCTGGCCAAAATTTATACTAAGAGTGGACCGTTACATGTGTAACTACTTAACTTCAGGgaaaagaacaagacttggTGTCTTGAGTAGTTCTCTCAAAGTATGGATTTTACTAAAG GTTGCTAGAGGTTTTACTAGAGGTTCATTTGAGGTGAAACCATTTACAGGTGACAAGGCAAAAGATGAGCAGCATCCAGTAGCCATTTCAAGACTACGGTCAACTGATGCTGGATCTTCCATTCCTGGCACACAATTAACTCTCTTTCCAATCAAAAAGTGGAAGACACGTGGGAAATGA
- the LOC122076740 gene encoding ribonuclease E/G-like protein, chloroplastic isoform X2 translates to MPLRSPYKITLHLGIQNCLFRSPVMSVSKGNFSISCRELCKVLWTIEANVEDGQLLYITGDPTALGYWEPEMAVLMTPAEHSNLWKTEVKVPCGMNFKYNYFIKGDKWSSSHLIWRPGPETSLSVPQTSKLKEKIVVRDSWMTFCTQRHQVQSWGSWIWESCFPVQSMTSDSSRDELGIYENPQIDALGTESFSVDLRVEDESYSVGKDDTVDSSTEAWDSGHIIYERDQPVEEPWLLQSSLSSLDFKAELGSSVYNEIYDPIMLTQPEFLDKGYQDDEKLLTEEESKSICTEESVDTVILINSSICTMQRIAVLENGNLVELLLEPVKHNVQCDSVYLGVVTKLVPHMGGAFVNIGISRPSLMDIKQNREPFVFPPFRHRTKEKQINGSVISELQELSDVKESDPSSHGDVGVLDDLSEIEFQDGLVPFTHDDLDEHEVEDDFDASEVLQGNVNGSMMEYGGVESDSEDFFDGNGHNLEGKATCDFLPNEPEGTNDPQLSHHSFQDGKGYIKENKWAHVRKGTKVIVQVVKEGLGTKGPALTAYPNLRSRFWILSTRCARIGISKKISGIERTRLRVIAKTLQPPGFGLTVRTVAGGRSLEELQKDLEGLLSTWKDITEHAKSAALASDEGVEGAVPVILHRAMGQTLSIVQDYFNEKVKSMVVDSPRTYHEVTTYLQDIAPDLCDRVELYNKRNPIFDEYGVEEEINGILNKRVPLANGGSLVIEQTEALVSIDVNGGHGMLGRGTSQEKAILEVNLAAAKQIARELRLRDIGGIIVVDFIDMVDESNKRLVYEEMKKAVERDRSTVRVSELSRQGLMEITRKRVRPSVSFMISEPCTCCHATGRIEALETSFSKIEHEICRLLAILDQKADPENPKSWPKFILRVDRYMCNYLTSGKRTRLGVLSSSLKVWILLKVARGFTRGSFEVKPFTGDKAKDEQHPVAISRLRSTDAGSSIPGTQLTLFPIKKWKTRGK, encoded by the exons ATGCCATTGCGGAGTCCATACAAGATAACTCTTCATTTGGGGATTCAAAATTGTCTTTTTAGGTCACCCGTAATGTCTGTCAGCAAAG GGAACTTCTCCATTTCCTGTCGGGAACTATGCAAGGTGCTTTGGACCATAGAAGCTAATGTAGAAGATGGACAGCTTTTGTATATAACAGGAGATCCAACTGCCTTAGGTTATTGGGAGCCTGAGATGGCTGTTCTCATGACGCCTGCTGAACATTCTAACTTGTGGAAGACTGAAGTTAAG GTACCTTGTGGGATGAACTTCAAGTACAATTATTTCATAAAAGGAGATAAATGGTCATCTTCTCATTTAATTTGGAGACCTGGACCTGAAACTTCTTTATCAGTGCCCCAAACTTCTAAACTAAAGGAAAAGATTGTGGTCAGGGATTCATGGATGACGTTTTGCACTCAGAGGCATCAGGTTCAGTCATGGGGATCATGGATTTGGGAGTCATGCTTTCCTGTACAATCCATGACGTCAGATTCATCTAGGG ATGAACTTGGAATATATGAAAACCCTCAAATTGATGCATTAGGGACTGAGAGTTTCTCAGTTGACCTTAGAGTCGAAGATGAGTCTTACTCTGTTGGAAAGGATGACACAGTTGATTCCAGTACTGAGGCATGGGATTCTGGCCACATAATCTATGAAAGAGATCAGCCTGTTGAGGAGCCCTGGCTGCTCCAAtcgtctctctcctctcttgatTTCAAAGCTGAGTTGGGTTCTTCGGTGTATAATGAGATTTATGATCCAATCATGTTAACCCAACCGGAGTTCCTTGATAAGGGTTATCAGGACGATGAAAAATTGCTAACCGAAGAAGAAAGTAAATCAATTTGTACTGAGGAGTCTGTTGACACTGTTATTCTGATTAACTCTTCTATATGTACTATGCAAAGGATTGCTGTCTTGGAAAATGGGAATTTGGTTGAGTTATTATTGGAACCAGTTAAACACAACGTGCAGTGTGATAGTGTGTATCTTGGAGTAGTTACAAAACTTGTTCCCCATATGGGTGGTGCTTTTGTAAATATTGGGATTTCCAGACCTTCACTTATGGATATCAAACAGAACAGGGAACCATTCGTGTTCCCTCCTTTCCGCCATCGGACAAAGGAGAAGCAAATTAACGGTTCTGTGATTAGTGAGCTGCAGGAGCTCTCTGACGTCAAAGAGAGCGACCCTTCTTCACATGGTGATGTTGGAGTTCTTGATGATTTATCAGAAATTGAGTTTCAGGATGGGCTGGTACCATTCACTCATGATGATTTAGATGAACATGAAGTTGAGGATGACTTTGATGCTTCAGAGGTTCTTCAGGGGAATGTTAATGGCAGCATGATGGAATATGGTGGGGTTGAGTCTGATTCTGAGGACTTCTTTGATGGAAATGGACATAATCTAGAGGGCAAAGCTACCTGTGACTTCCTTCCGAATGAACCAGAAGGGACCAATGATCCTCAGCTGTCACACCATTCCTTCCAAGATGGGAAGGGTTACATAAAGGAAAACAAATGGGCCCATGTTCGCAAAGGGACTAAAGTGATAGTACAAGTTGTCAAAGAGGGATTGGGGACAAAAGGTCCTGCTCTGACTGCTTATCCAAATCTGAGAAGCAGATTCTGG ATTTTGAGTACACGTTGTGCtagaattggaatctcaaagaAAATTTCTGGTATTGAGCGAACAAGATTAAGAGTCATCGCGAAGACCTTGCAGCCACCAGGCTTTGGTTTGACTGTAAGAACTGTTGCTGGTGGTCGTTCCTTGGAGGAATTACAGAAGGATTTGGAGGGCTTGCTTTCCACATGGAAAGATATAACGGAACATGCGAAGTCTGCTGCTCTTGCTTCAGATGAAGGTGTGGAAGGGGCTGTTCCTGTTATTTTGCATAGGGCGATGGGACAAACTCTATCCATTGTGCAGGACTATTTTAATGAGAAG GTTAAGAGCATGGTTGTTGATTCTCCTCGAACATATCATGAG GTCACCACCTACCTTCAAGATATAGCTCCTGATCTCTGTGATCGAGTGGAGCTATACAATAAAAGAAATCCCATTTTTGACGAATAcggagttgaagaagagatcaatggtATCCTCAATAAAAG GGTCCCTCTTGCTAATGGAGGTTCTTTAGTAATTGAACAAACTGAGGCATTAGTTTCTATTGATGTAAATGGAGGACATGGGATGCTTGGTCGGGGGACTTCTCAGGAGAAGGCTATTCTTGAAGTCAACCTTGCAGCTGCAAAACAA ATTGCAAGGGAGTTACGGCTCAGGGACATTGGCGGCATTATTGTGGTAGATTTTATTGATATGGTTGACGAAT CAAACAAGAGGTTGGTctatgaagaaatgaagaaagctGTTGAGAGAGACCGATCAACAGTGAGAGTTTCTGAATTGTCTAGGCAAGGACTGATGGAAATAACCAGAAAGAGG GTTCGTCCCAGTGTTTCATTTATGATCAGTGAACCATGCACTTGCTGTCATGCCACTGGGCGAATTGAGGCTTTGGAAACTTCCTTTTCAAAAATCGAACATGAAATTTGCCGGTTGCTT GCAATATTGGACCAGAAGGCAGACCCTGAAAACCCAAAGTCCTGGCCAAAATTTATACTAAGAGTGGACCGTTACATGTGTAACTACTTAACTTCAGGgaaaagaacaagacttggTGTCTTGAGTAGTTCTCTCAAAGTATGGATTTTACTAAAG GTTGCTAGAGGTTTTACTAGAGGTTCATTTGAGGTGAAACCATTTACAGGTGACAAGGCAAAAGATGAGCAGCATCCAGTAGCCATTTCAAGACTACGGTCAACTGATGCTGGATCTTCCATTCCTGGCACACAATTAACTCTCTTTCCAATCAAAAAGTGGAAGACACGTGGGAAATGA
- the LOC122076740 gene encoding ribonuclease E/G-like protein, chloroplastic isoform X3, which yields MSGNFSISCRELCKVLWTIEANVEDGQLLYITGDPTALGYWEPEMAVLMTPAEHSNLWKTEVKVPCGMNFKYNYFIKGDKWSSSHLIWRPGPETSLSVPQTSKLKEKIVVRDSWMTFCTQRHQVQSWGSWIWESCFPVQSMTSDSSRDELGIYENPQIDALGTESFSVDLRVEDESYSVGKDDTVDSSTEAWDSGHIIYERDQPVEEPWLLQSSLSSLDFKAELGSSVYNEIYDPIMLTQPEFLDKGYQDDEKLLTEEESKSICTEESVDTVILINSSICTMQRIAVLENGNLVELLLEPVKHNVQCDSVYLGVVTKLVPHMGGAFVNIGISRPSLMDIKQNREPFVFPPFRHRTKEKQINGSVISELQELSDVKESDPSSHGDVGVLDDLSEIEFQDGLVPFTHDDLDEHEVEDDFDASEVLQGNVNGSMMEYGGVESDSEDFFDGNGHNLEGKATCDFLPNEPEGTNDPQLSHHSFQDGKGYIKENKWAHVRKGTKVIVQVVKEGLGTKGPALTAYPNLRSRFWILSTRCARIGISKKISGIERTRLRVIAKTLQPPGFGLTVRTVAGGRSLEELQKDLEGLLSTWKDITEHAKSAALASDEGVEGAVPVILHRAMGQTLSIVQDYFNEKVKSMVVDSPRTYHEVTTYLQDIAPDLCDRVELYNKRNPIFDEYGVEEEINGILNKRVPLANGGSLVIEQTEALVSIDVNGGHGMLGRGTSQEKAILEVNLAAAKQIARELRLRDIGGIIVVDFIDMVDESNKRLVYEEMKKAVERDRSTVRVSELSRQGLMEITRKRVRPSVSFMISEPCTCCHATGRIEALETSFSKIEHEICRLLAILDQKADPENPKSWPKFILRVDRYMCNYLTSGKRTRLGVLSSSLKVWILLKVARGFTRGSFEVKPFTGDKAKDEQHPVAISRLRSTDAGSSIPGTQLTLFPIKKWKTRGK from the exons ATGTCAGGGAACTTCTCCATTTCCTGTCGGGAACTATGCAAGGTGCTTTGGACCATAGAAGCTAATGTAGAAGATGGACAGCTTTTGTATATAACAGGAGATCCAACTGCCTTAGGTTATTGGGAGCCTGAGATGGCTGTTCTCATGACGCCTGCTGAACATTCTAACTTGTGGAAGACTGAAGTTAAG GTACCTTGTGGGATGAACTTCAAGTACAATTATTTCATAAAAGGAGATAAATGGTCATCTTCTCATTTAATTTGGAGACCTGGACCTGAAACTTCTTTATCAGTGCCCCAAACTTCTAAACTAAAGGAAAAGATTGTGGTCAGGGATTCATGGATGACGTTTTGCACTCAGAGGCATCAGGTTCAGTCATGGGGATCATGGATTTGGGAGTCATGCTTTCCTGTACAATCCATGACGTCAGATTCATCTAGGG ATGAACTTGGAATATATGAAAACCCTCAAATTGATGCATTAGGGACTGAGAGTTTCTCAGTTGACCTTAGAGTCGAAGATGAGTCTTACTCTGTTGGAAAGGATGACACAGTTGATTCCAGTACTGAGGCATGGGATTCTGGCCACATAATCTATGAAAGAGATCAGCCTGTTGAGGAGCCCTGGCTGCTCCAAtcgtctctctcctctcttgatTTCAAAGCTGAGTTGGGTTCTTCGGTGTATAATGAGATTTATGATCCAATCATGTTAACCCAACCGGAGTTCCTTGATAAGGGTTATCAGGACGATGAAAAATTGCTAACCGAAGAAGAAAGTAAATCAATTTGTACTGAGGAGTCTGTTGACACTGTTATTCTGATTAACTCTTCTATATGTACTATGCAAAGGATTGCTGTCTTGGAAAATGGGAATTTGGTTGAGTTATTATTGGAACCAGTTAAACACAACGTGCAGTGTGATAGTGTGTATCTTGGAGTAGTTACAAAACTTGTTCCCCATATGGGTGGTGCTTTTGTAAATATTGGGATTTCCAGACCTTCACTTATGGATATCAAACAGAACAGGGAACCATTCGTGTTCCCTCCTTTCCGCCATCGGACAAAGGAGAAGCAAATTAACGGTTCTGTGATTAGTGAGCTGCAGGAGCTCTCTGACGTCAAAGAGAGCGACCCTTCTTCACATGGTGATGTTGGAGTTCTTGATGATTTATCAGAAATTGAGTTTCAGGATGGGCTGGTACCATTCACTCATGATGATTTAGATGAACATGAAGTTGAGGATGACTTTGATGCTTCAGAGGTTCTTCAGGGGAATGTTAATGGCAGCATGATGGAATATGGTGGGGTTGAGTCTGATTCTGAGGACTTCTTTGATGGAAATGGACATAATCTAGAGGGCAAAGCTACCTGTGACTTCCTTCCGAATGAACCAGAAGGGACCAATGATCCTCAGCTGTCACACCATTCCTTCCAAGATGGGAAGGGTTACATAAAGGAAAACAAATGGGCCCATGTTCGCAAAGGGACTAAAGTGATAGTACAAGTTGTCAAAGAGGGATTGGGGACAAAAGGTCCTGCTCTGACTGCTTATCCAAATCTGAGAAGCAGATTCTGG ATTTTGAGTACACGTTGTGCtagaattggaatctcaaagaAAATTTCTGGTATTGAGCGAACAAGATTAAGAGTCATCGCGAAGACCTTGCAGCCACCAGGCTTTGGTTTGACTGTAAGAACTGTTGCTGGTGGTCGTTCCTTGGAGGAATTACAGAAGGATTTGGAGGGCTTGCTTTCCACATGGAAAGATATAACGGAACATGCGAAGTCTGCTGCTCTTGCTTCAGATGAAGGTGTGGAAGGGGCTGTTCCTGTTATTTTGCATAGGGCGATGGGACAAACTCTATCCATTGTGCAGGACTATTTTAATGAGAAG GTTAAGAGCATGGTTGTTGATTCTCCTCGAACATATCATGAG GTCACCACCTACCTTCAAGATATAGCTCCTGATCTCTGTGATCGAGTGGAGCTATACAATAAAAGAAATCCCATTTTTGACGAATAcggagttgaagaagagatcaatggtATCCTCAATAAAAG GGTCCCTCTTGCTAATGGAGGTTCTTTAGTAATTGAACAAACTGAGGCATTAGTTTCTATTGATGTAAATGGAGGACATGGGATGCTTGGTCGGGGGACTTCTCAGGAGAAGGCTATTCTTGAAGTCAACCTTGCAGCTGCAAAACAA ATTGCAAGGGAGTTACGGCTCAGGGACATTGGCGGCATTATTGTGGTAGATTTTATTGATATGGTTGACGAAT CAAACAAGAGGTTGGTctatgaagaaatgaagaaagctGTTGAGAGAGACCGATCAACAGTGAGAGTTTCTGAATTGTCTAGGCAAGGACTGATGGAAATAACCAGAAAGAGG GTTCGTCCCAGTGTTTCATTTATGATCAGTGAACCATGCACTTGCTGTCATGCCACTGGGCGAATTGAGGCTTTGGAAACTTCCTTTTCAAAAATCGAACATGAAATTTGCCGGTTGCTT GCAATATTGGACCAGAAGGCAGACCCTGAAAACCCAAAGTCCTGGCCAAAATTTATACTAAGAGTGGACCGTTACATGTGTAACTACTTAACTTCAGGgaaaagaacaagacttggTGTCTTGAGTAGTTCTCTCAAAGTATGGATTTTACTAAAG GTTGCTAGAGGTTTTACTAGAGGTTCATTTGAGGTGAAACCATTTACAGGTGACAAGGCAAAAGATGAGCAGCATCCAGTAGCCATTTCAAGACTACGGTCAACTGATGCTGGATCTTCCATTCCTGGCACACAATTAACTCTCTTTCCAATCAAAAAGTGGAAGACACGTGGGAAATGA